The following are encoded together in the Vigna angularis cultivar LongXiaoDou No.4 chromosome 9, ASM1680809v1, whole genome shotgun sequence genome:
- the LOC128193933 gene encoding uncharacterized protein LOC128193933: MTRGNHGFIPPFDPEIDRTFHSLIRHSRNLSLESVFEPVPLDIVHPTVEYSVHTASVASVLDSDFDSVVFHTENNMAQPPPRERTFREMAAPDFDIESLCIQYPDEDVPFVLKTGLIHLLPKFSGLAGESPHKHLKEFHIVCSSMKPHDVPEEHIFLKAFPHSLENVAKDWLYGLAPRSVTNWDDLKKLFLDKFFPASRTTAIRKDITGIRQTGGENLYEYWERFKTLCASCPHHQIPEQLLIQYFYEGLNNMDRGMIDAASGGALGDTTPVEARRLIEKMASNSQQFSARNDAIVVRGVHDVVTQSLSVVESKLESKIDSLAKLVTQWTTNQRSTAPSASVARLCGICPSTDHYTDACPSLQHSAASDAPQAYATNIYNNRQPQQQNHDLSTNRYNPGWRNHPNLRWNNTPQHQQQAPPFQNAGAPNRYVPPPMQQHQRQQQQQQQEPPAQAAAQPAAQPSTSSEPSLEELVRQMTIQNLQMATQINQMGVSIQSLTNQMGQMATQINQAQSQNSDKLPSQTVQNPRNVSAITLRSGKQIVVPSEPASTPTPVPAIFPREDEHDGPHRTFEVGGSSSPTDGFSSIRSPPLSTTTTAAPSPLVDRPIPLPFPSRALPSKKMEEVDKEILETFRKVEVNIPLLDAIKQIPKYAKFLKELCTHKRKMKGNERISMGRNVSALIGKSVPHIPEKCKDPGIFCIPCVIGNNKFENAMLDLGASVNVMPLSIYESLSLGPLQTTGVVIQLANRSVTHPTGFIEDVLVRVGELIFPADFYVLEMEEGFSHGSAPIILGRPFLKTARTKIDVYAGTLSMEFADIVVHFNIFDAMKFPAEDHSLFRIDTLDDIIDEFVVGNFHSVHEKKHSFLSSLHSFIESGFKSGFENDVDNVMDLDENCDVQDIDAMNDIDDVVDISEMDIDFDCNEMSVLPLPVHSLGSECINHVAGSTLESDLQAPTLELKQLPNNLKYVYLEDDEKKPVIISTSLDSVQEEKLLGILRKNKKAIGWSLADIPGISPSTCMHRILLEDEAKPVRQPQRRQNPVIMDVIKKEVTKLLQAGIIYPISDSQWVSPIHVVPKKTGLTVVKNERDELIPTRVQNSWRVCIDYRRLNQATRKDHFPLPFIDQMLERLAGKSHYCFLDGFSGYFQINIAPEDQEKTTFTCPFGTFAYRRMPFGLCNAPGTFQRCMLSIFSDFLESCIEVFMDDFTLYGSSFDVCLDSLEKVLKRCIETNLVLNFEKCYFMVEQGLVLGHIISEKGIEVDPAKISVISQLPYPSCVREVRSFLGHAGFYRRFIKDFSKKALPLSRLLQKDVDFVCDDRCKQAFDCLKEALTTTPIIQAPDWTAPFELMCDASNYALGAVLTQKIDKLPRVIYYASRTLDAAQANYTTTEKELLAIVFALDKFRSYLLGSPVIAYTDHAALKFLLKKAESKPILIRWMLLLQEFDLHIKDRSGAQNLVADHLSRIERAGNEVNVLPIQDDFPNESLLMISSSHPTPWFAHIVNYLVASVFPPLASRAQISKIKSDSKYYVWDDPYLWKLCSDQVTRRCIPDHETNGQAEISNREIKRILEKIVQPNRKDWSSRLDDALWAHRTAYKAPIGMSPYRVVFGKTCHLPVEIEHRAYWAVKTCNFSMDQAGEERKLQLNELDEIRLEAYENSKFYKERTKRFHDSSIVRKDFEVGQQVLLYNSRLGLMGGKLRSKWTGPFVVTNVYPYGAVEIQGPSAAKSFKVNGHRLKPFLSNPSLLDAVVEETSLVYPTYPPT, translated from the exons ATGACTAGAGGAAATCATGGATTCATACCACCCTTTGATCCTGAGATTGATAGGACTTTTCATAGCTTAATTAGGCATTCTAGGAATTTGTCTTTAGAGTCTGTTTTTGAACCTGTTCCATTAGATATTGTGCATCCTACTGTTGAGTACTCTGTGCATACTGCATCTGTTGCATCTGTACTTGATTCTGATTTTGATTCTGTTGTTTTTCACACTgagaacaatatggcacaaCCTCCACCTCGCGAGAGGACTTTTAGGGAGATGGCTGCACCTGATTTTGATATTGAAAGCTTGTGCATCCAATATCCTGATGAGGACGTTCCATTTGTTCTCAAGACTGGACTGATCCATTTGTTGCCCAAGTTTAGTGGTCTTGCAGGTGAGAGTCCACATAAGCATTTGAAGGAATTCCACATTGTCTGTTCCAGTATGAAACCTCATGATGTTCCTGAAGAGCACATCTTCCTGAAGGCATTCCCTCATTCATTGGAAAATGTTGCTAAGGATTGGCTATATGGTTTGGCGCCTAGATCCGTCACCAATTGGGATGATCTGAAGAAGTTGTTCTTAGATAAATTTTTCCCAGCATCTCGGACCACAGCTATCAGAAAAGACATAACTGGGATCAGGCAGACTGGTGGAGAGAACCTGTATGAGtattgggagagattcaagACACTTTGTGCTAGCTGCCCCCACCATCAGATACCGGAACAACTTCTTATTCAGTATTTCTATGAGGGTCTGAACAACATGGATCGGGGTATGATTGATGCTGCTAGTGGTGGAGCCCTTGGAGACACCACACCTGTTGAGGCCAGGCGATTGATTGAGAAGATGGCCTCCAACTCACAACAGTTTAGTGCCAGGAATGATGCCATTGTGGTGAGGGGCGTACACGATGTTGTTACCCAATCTTTATCAGTTGTTGAAAGTAAATTGGAAAGCAAGATTGACTCTCTCGCGAAGTTGGTGACACAGTGGACTACCAACCAGAGATCTACAGCtccatctgcatctgttgcacgacTGTGCGGTATTTGTCCTTCCACCGACCATTATACAGATGCGTGTCCTTCTCTACAACACTCTGCTGCCTCTGATGCGCCTCAGGCTTATGctacaaatatatataacaacagGCAGCCGCAACAGCAAAATCATGACTTGTCCACTAACAGGTACAACCCAGGGTGGAGGAATCACCCCAATCTTAGATGGAACAATACGCCACAGCATCAGCAACAGGCACCACCTTTCCAGAATGCTGGAGCACCTAACAGATATGTGCCCCCACCTATGCAGCAACACCAAAgacaacaacaacagcaacaacaagaGCCACCTGCTCAAGCAGCTGCTCAACCAGCTGCCCAACCTTCCACTTCATCTGAACCTTCATTGGAAGAGTTAGTGAGACAAATGACCATTCAAAACCTACAGATGGCGACTCAGATAAACCAGATGGGAGTTTCCATACAGAGTCTCACTAACCAGATGGGTCAGATGGCCACTCAGATAAATCAGGCGCAATCTCAGAATTCTGATAAGTTACCATCCCAGACTGTGCAGAATCCAAGAAATGTGAGTGCCATAACCCTCAGATCAGGGAAGCAAATTGTTGTACCTTCAGAGCCCGCTTCTACACCTACACCTGTGCCTGCCATTTTTCCTAGAGAGGACGAGCATGATGGTCCACATAGGACGTTTGAAGTGGGTggatcttcttctccaactgATGGTTTTTCTTCAATAAGATCTCCTCCGTTGTCTACCACTACCACTGCCGCACCTTCTCCATTGGTTGACCGACCTATCCCTCTTCCATTTCCTTCACGGGCACTTCCTAGCAAAAAGATGGAAGAGGTGGATAAAGAAATTCTGGAGACCTTCAGGAAGGTGGAGGTGAACATACCTCTACTTGATGCCATCAAGCAGATACCAAAGtatgcaaaattcttgaaggaaCTGTGCACAcacaagaggaagatgaagggcAATGAGAGGATTAGCATGGGAAGGAATGTATCTGCGCTTATTGGTAAGTCGGTCCCGCACATTCCTGAAAAGTGCAAGGATCCAGGTATATTTTGCATTCCTTGTGTGATTGGGaataataaatttgagaatGCCATGCTTGATTTGGGTGCTTCTGTTAATGTCATGCCTTTGTCTATATATGAATCTTTATCTCTTGGTCCTTTGCAAACCACAGGCGTGGTCATTCAGTTGGCTAATAGAAGTGTTACCCACCCAACAGGTTTCATAGAAGATGTCTTGGTAAGGGTTGGTGAATTGATTTTTCCTGCTGATTTTTATGTTCTGGAAATGGAGGAGGGATTCTCTCATGGATCCGCTCCCATTATCTTAGGCAGGCCATTCTTGAAAACTGCCCGAACTAAGATTGATGTATATGCTGGAACTTTGTCTATGGAATTTGCTGATATTGTTGTTCATTTTAATATCTTTGATGCAATGAAATTTCCAGCTGAGGACCATTCTCTGTTTAGGATTGATACATTGGATGAcattattgatgaatttgttGTTGGAAACTTTCATTCTGTGCATGAGAAGAAACattcttttctatcttctttGCATTCATTTATTGAATCTGGATTCAAATCAGGTTTTGAGAATGATGTTGATAATGTTATGGATCTTGATGAGAATTGTGATGTCCAGGATATTGATGCCATGAATGAtattgatgatgttgttgatatATCTGAGATGgacattgattttgattgtaATGAGATGAGTGTTCTGCCTTTACCTGTACACTCTTTAGGGTCAGAATGCATTAACCATGTTGCAGGTAGTACACTTGAATCTGACTTGCAGGCACCCACTCTTGAGCTGAAACAGTTACCAAATAACCTCAAGTACGTGTACTTGGAGGATGATGAGAAGAAACCAGTGATCATTTCTACCTCCCTTGATTCTGTTCAAGAGGAGAAGTTGCTTGgtatattgaggaagaacaAAAAGGCCATTGGTTGGAGTTTAGCTGACATACCTGGTATTAGCCCATCCACATGCATGCATAGAATTCTTTTGGAAGATGAGGCAAAGCCAGTGAGACAGCCACAAAGAAGGCAAAACCCCGTGATCATGGACGTCATCAAGAAGGAGGTGACCAAGCTTTTGCAGGCTGGGATCATCTATCCTATTTCAGACAGTCAATGGGTGAGCCCCATCCATGTTGTGCCCAAGAAAACTGGCCTCACCGTGGTGAAGAATGAGAGGGATGAACTTATCCCAACTAGAGTGCAGAACAGTTGGAGAGTCTGCATTGACTATAGGAGGCTAAACCAAGCAACcaggaaagatcattttcccCTGCCATTCATTGATCAGATGCTAGAGCGCCTGGCAGGTAAATctcattattgttttcttgatgGTTTTTCTGGGTATTTTCAGATTAATATTGCTCCTGAGGATCAAGAGAAAACCACATTCACCTGCCCCTTTGGCACTTTTGCCTATAGGAGGATGCCCTTTGGTCTCTGCAACGCTCCTGGTACCTTCCAACGATGCATGCTTAGCATTTTTAGCGACTTTCTTGAGAGTTGTATAGAGGTGTTTATGGATGATTTTACTCTGTATGGATCCTCTTTTGATGTATGTTTAGACAGTCTGGAAAAAGTCTTGAAAAGATGCATAGAAACAAACCTTGTTCTCAATTTTGAGAAATGTTACTTTATGGTTGAACAAGGTTTGGTTTTAGGGCATATCATTTCTGAAAAGGGAATAGAGGTAGATCCTGCTAAGATATCTGTGATTTCGCAGTTGCCTTACCCCTCTTGCGTGCGAGAGGTGCGATCTTTCCTTGGACATGCAGGTTTCTACAGGCGCTTCATCAAAGATTTCAGCAAGAAAGCGCTTCCCTTGTCCAGACTGCTGCAGAAGGATGTTGACTTTGTTTGTGATGACAGATGCAAGCAGGCTTTTGATTGCCTGAAGGAAGCTTTGACCACCACTCCTATCATTCAGGCACCAGATTGGACAGCCCCATTTGAGCTCATGTGTGATGCGTCTAATTATGCATTGGGGGCTGTCTTAACACAGAAAATTGACAAGCTGCCAAGAGTGATCTACTATGCTTCACGCACTTTGGATGCTGCTCAAGCAAACTATACCACCACTGAAAAAGAGTTGTTGGCAATTGTTTTTGCCCTTGATAAGTTTAGGTCATATTTGCTTGGATCACCTGTTATTGCGTATACTGACCATGCAGCTCTTAAGTTTCTATTGAAAAAGGCTGAGTCAAAGCCTATATTGATCAGGTGGATGCTACTGCTCCAGGAGTTTGACTTGCATATTAAAGACCGGAGTGGAGCACAAAATCTAGTTGCGGACCACCTCAGCCGGATTGAGAGAGCTGGGAATGAAGTTAATGTGTTGCCCATCCAGGATGACTTTCCTAATGAGAGTTTGTTGatgatttcttcttctcacCCCACTCCTTGGTTTGCACACATTGTAAATTATTTAGTTGCTTCTGTTTTTCCTCCCTTAGCGTCACGTGCacaaatttctaaaattaagagTGATTCTAAATATTATGTTTGGGATGACCCATATCTGTGGAAGTTGTGCAGTGACCAGGTTACTAGGAGATGTATTCCGGACCATG AAACAAATGGGCAGGCTGAGATCTCCAACAGAGAGATTAAAAGGATTTTGGAAAAGATTGTCCAGCCCAACAGGAAAGATTGGAGTAGTAGACTGGACGATGCTCTTTGGGCTCACAGGACTGCCTACAAAGCACCAATTGGGATGTCTCCTTACAGGGTCGTCTTTGGAAAAACATGTCATTTACCAGTTGAGATTGAGCATCGGGCATATTGGGCTGTGAAGACTTGCAACTTCTCCATGGACCAAGCTGGAGAGGAAAGGAAGTTGCAATTGAATGAATTAGATGAAATCCGATTGGAAGCCTATGAGAATTCGAAGTTCTACAAGGAAAGGACCAAGAGGTTCCATGATAGCTCCATTGTTAGAAAGGACTTCGAGGTTGGCCAACAGGTTTTGCTGTATAATTCTAGACTCGGCCTCATGGGTGGTAAGTTGAGATCAAAGTGGACTGGACCCTTTGTTGTGACTAATGTTTATCCTTATGGTGCAGTAGAAATCCAGGGTCCATCTGCAGCTAAAAGCTTCAAGGTGAACGGGCATAGACTGAAGCCCTTCCTCAGCAATCCTTCTCTGTTGGATGCAGTGGTGGAGGAGACATCTTTGGTCTACCCCACCTACCCTCCCACCTGA